CAGGCGGCCGTGCCGACCGCAGTCGATTTGTTCATCAACGGCAGCAAGGCGACCACTGGCCAGGTCAACCCGGGACCTTTCACGCTGAACAACGTACCGTTCATCAATGGCGCTGGGGAAGCCACCGTCGTGACGACCGACGCGCTCGGACGTCAGGTTGCGACCACGATACCGTTCTACGTCGCCAATACGCTGCTGCAGAAAGGGTTGTCCGATTTCTCGCTGTCAGCCGGCGCGATGCGGCGCGACTACGGGATCAGTTCGTTTTCGTACGGCAAGTTTGCGGTGTCGGGAACCGTGCGCCACGGCCTGACGAATGCGCTGACGATCGAAGGGCACGTGGAGGGCGGCGAGCGTTTCGCGCTCGGCGGCCTCGGCTTCGATCTTGGTATCGGCCGGGTCGGCGTCGCCAGCGCCGCCGTAACGCAGAGCACGCTGGGAGGAACGTCCGGGCAGCAATACGTGGTCGGTTACGGCTATTCATCGCAACGCTTCAGCCTGTCGTTGCAGAGAATCCAGCGAACCGGCGGATTCCGGGATCTGTCGGCATACGACCTGTCGCCCGGCCTCGTTTACCGGCAAGTGCGCAGCAGCACACAGGCGACGGGCGCGCTGAATCTCGGTGCGATCGGCGGCGCGATCGGTGCGGGTTATTTCGATGTGCGCGGCAGCGACGGCTCGCGCATGCGGATCGCGAACGTGTCATATACCCGGCCGCTCTTCGACCGTGCGACGCTTTACGCGTCGTTGAACAGGACGATCGGCAATCGCGGCGTCGACGCGCAGGTTCAACTGATCGTGCCGCTCGGCGGGCGAGGCACGGTGAGCGCCAGTGTGTCGCGGGACGGCAACGACAACCGGGTCGAGCGCGTGCAGTACAGCCGCAGCGTGCCGAGCGATGGCGGATTCGGCTGGAATCTTGCCTATGCGGGCGGCGCTTCCCGATATCAACAGGCAGACATGACGTGGCGCAATCGCTACTTCCAGGTGCAGGGCGGCGTCTACGGATACGGCTCGCGCGAAGGTTATACGCGCTGGGGCGACATGCAGGGATCGCTGGTGATCATGGACGGTGCGGTGCTGCCGGCCAATCGCGTCGACGATTCGTTCGTGCTGGTCGACACGCAAGGCCAGAAAGGCATCCCGGTGCGCTACGAGAACCAGCGGATCGGCACGACGGACAGCGGCGGCCATCTGCTGGTGCCGTGGGCGCCGTCCTACTACGGGGCGAAGTACGAGATCGATCCGCTCGGCCTGCCCGACGACATGCGGGTGTCGTCGGTCGAACGGCGTGTCGCCGTGAGGCGACATGCCGGTGCGCTCGTGACGTTTCCGATCGAACGCGTCGTGTCGGCCACGATCCTGCTTGTCGATGCAAACGGCAAACCGATCAAGGTCGGCTCGCCGGTGACGCATCGCGAGAGCGGCCAGGCCTCGCTCGTCGGCTGGAACGGCGAAACCTATTTCGAAGGACTCTCGAGCACCAATCACCTGAGCGTGGCGTTGCCGGACGGCACGCATTGCAGCGCGGCGTTCGCGCTCGACGTGAAGGCTGCCGGGACGAGCCGTATCGGGCCGTTGTCATGCAAGGAGTAAAACCGTGAGGTCAATCCCATGAGATCGTTTCTCGGCTTCATTCGACGTGCGGCAATCGCGGTGCTCGTCGCGATGATTGCGCCGACGTCCGCACATGCGGATTGCGTGGCGAACAATCCTGCGCCGGCCGTGTTCGGTTCGGTGACGTCGCTGAACCTGGCGAGTCAGCAGCAATCCACGTCATCGCCTAGTGCCGGGCTGTCGTGCGGTGGCGCGCTTTTAGCATTTCTCATGAACGGAAACATGATCAACGGAACGATCTCGTCGGCCAACGGCGGCAAGCTGACGGGCGCCACCGGCGATGCGATTGCCTATTCGATGTTCGCCGACAAGGATTATTCGAAGTCGCTGAACTTCGGGCAGCTGTACAACTGGGCCGATACGCAATTCGTGAGCTTTCTCGGGTTGGGCGGCGGCTCGAACGTTGCGCTTCCGTTGTTCTTCCGGACCACACCGGGGAACAATGTTGCCGCCGGGACCTACACCGATACGTTGACGATCGCGTGGAACTGGCATGTCTGCGGCGGCGCGGGGATCGGATCTTTCTGTCTGGGATGGAACGACGGACAGAACACGGTGACGTTTCCGGTCACATTGACCGTGACGAACGATTGCACGATCGTCGCCCCGGACGCGAACTTCGGGTCCGCACCGACCGTATCGAGTTTCGCGCCGGTCAGTGGCAGCCTGTCGTTGATCTGCACGAAAGGCATGACCTATACGGTTGGCCTGAGCCCGGGCAACCATGCGGCTGCGAACGGGCGCAGGCAGATGACGAGCGGGACGAACGTGTTGCAGTACGACATCTATGCGGCCAGTAGCGGCACGGTCTGGGGGCAGGCAACGAATCGGGTCGGCAGCGGCGGTTCAGCTGACGGGACGTCAGTGAAAACGTTCCCGTACGTTGCCCGAATCTACTCCGATCAGTCGACGCCGCCGGTCGGTACCTATACCGACAGCGTGATCGTCGACGTGCGCTATTGATTGTCCGGACTCGGGTGCGGGACGCTGGTTGATGCGTGTCAGGGCGGGTGTGCGCGAATCGCGTGACGAGACGAAAGGCTTCGGTCCGCCCCGTCTTGTCAGTCAACCTGGGGGCGAGCGAGCGGAGCGGGGGCCAACACGGCGGACGGCATTTCAACCATGGCATACATGTGCCGGATGCCGAAATGCGACATCGACCGGATATCGCATCGGTGATTTACCGGGTAATTAAATAATCCCTGGGATTCTTGCCTCTGAGCCACAAAGGCGTCCGCCCGCGGCCGCACCAGGTTTTACCTGTTTCGGGGTCGCGGAACTTCGGAGTCAGTTTGATATTGCCTCTCATCTTCTTCGCGACGAATATCTCGCGCGCGTTGAACTGGAATTCGATCACGAGACGCCTGATTTCGTCGAGAATGGCCGCTCGCTCGCTCGATTTTGCAATATCTATCTGCCTTTCCAGTTCGGCGCGCTGCTTGATCAGTTCCTGATATTTTGGCAATTCACTCTCCTGCTGGTTTGATGCTGTCGTTTATTCAATCTATCACATGGTGTTTTGGCGATGATGAAGATAATCGGGGCGGTGTGTGGATTTTTGTATTTTTAGTGAATTTAAAGATTGTTTATTATTGATCCGTTTTCTTGTGATAAATGCGGAATCGCGTTGATGAATGATTTGAAGATGTAATTCTGTCATGAAAATGAATTAATCCGCGTTCGGCACGGGACAGGCTGGCGGGCGGCGTGTGTCAACGGCAGGATCGGGAAAATACGGAGAGGGTGCCGCGCTGCCGGCAATCGAAGTATGCTGTAGCGCGGCCGATAACCGGCAAGCCCCGGGAGGACCGTCCGGCGGCCAGAAAAAACAACCTTCGTCCGGGAGTGGGGCGGCAATCATGATCATGCTGCGTTCGTGGGGTGCGATTCTTTCGTCGCTGGCGCTCGTCGCGTGCGCCAGCCTGCCGCCACTGGCCGATCGTGCGCCGACGCATGCATTCACCGACACCGACAACACGCGGCTCGGCGCCGCGTTCCAGCAGCAGGCCAGCACGCATCCGGGGCAGGACGCGTTTCACTTGCTGACCGACCCGGTCGACGCGCTGGATGCGCGCGTGCTGCTTGCCGATCGCGCGGACCGGTCGCTGGACCTTCAGTACTACATCTGGCACGACGATCTGACCGGGCACGAACTGGCCGACGCGATCATTCGCGCGGCCGATCGCGGCGTGCGCGTTCGCGTGCTGCTCGACGATCTCGGTACGAACGCGGACGACCGCAAGCTGCTCGAGATCAGCTCGCATCCGAACATCGAGATCCGGCTGTTCAATCCCGTCGCCACGCGCCGATTCAAGAAAATCGGCACGGTGTTCGAGTTCTCGCGCGTCAACCGGCGCATGCACAACAAGGCGATGATCGCGGACAACCAGGCGGCGATCGTCGGCGGCCGCAACATCGGCGACGAATACTTCGGCGCATCGTCGATGCTGGAGTTCGGCGATCTCGATGTCGTTGTCCATGGTCCGGCCGTGAAGGCCATCTCCACGGAGTTCGACGCGTTCTGGAATTCCCCGTATGCGTATCCGGTCGACGCACTGGTCGGGCACGAAGCGTCGCCGGGCGGGCTGGATCGCGAACGCGAACGGTTGCGCGACTACCTGAGGGCGATGGAGGACAACCCGTACGTGCTCGAGGCGAAGCAACGGCTCGACCGGATCGTGCACGGGCAGGGGACGGAGTTGTCGTGGGGGCACGCGACGGTCCTGTACGACGATCCGTCGAAGATCGCGCATTCGCCGAAGGACAGCGACGGGCACCTGTTGCCGCAGTTGCGCGCGGTGGCATTGCAACCTGAACATGACCTGCTGATCGTGTCGCCGTATTTCGTGCCGGGCAAGGACTTCGTCGAGCGGCTGCGTGCGTATTCGGCGCGCGGCGTGCGTGTGACGGTGCTCACCAACTCGCTCGCGTCGACCGATGTGGCGGCCGTGCATGCCGGCTACCGGCGCTATCGCAGCGACCTCGTCGCGGCCGGTGTGCGGCTCTACGAGCGGCGGCCATCGGGCGACAAGAGCATTTCGAAGGACGTCATCATCGGGTCGTCGCGTGCGTCGCTGCATGCGAAGACCTACGTGTTCGACCACAAGCGCATTTTCATCGGGTCGATGAATTTCGATCCGCGCTCGTTGAACCTCAATACCGAGATCGGCGTTTTCTGCGAGAGCCCGGCGATCGCGTCGCAGGTGGCGAACGATCTGGAGTCGCGGCTCGACCGGATCGCGTGGCGTGTCGAGCCGAGAACCGATCCGGCAGGGAAAGG
The sequence above is drawn from the Burkholderia stabilis genome and encodes:
- a CDS encoding spore coat U domain-containing protein, with protein sequence MRSFLGFIRRAAIAVLVAMIAPTSAHADCVANNPAPAVFGSVTSLNLASQQQSTSSPSAGLSCGGALLAFLMNGNMINGTISSANGGKLTGATGDAIAYSMFADKDYSKSLNFGQLYNWADTQFVSFLGLGGGSNVALPLFFRTTPGNNVAAGTYTDTLTIAWNWHVCGGAGIGSFCLGWNDGQNTVTFPVTLTVTNDCTIVAPDANFGSAPTVSSFAPVSGSLSLICTKGMTYTVGLSPGNHAAANGRRQMTSGTNVLQYDIYAASSGTVWGQATNRVGSGGSADGTSVKTFPYVARIYSDQSTPPVGTYTDSVIVDVRY
- a CDS encoding H-NS family nucleoid-associated regulatory protein, with the translated sequence MPKYQELIKQRAELERQIDIAKSSERAAILDEIRRLVIEFQFNAREIFVAKKMRGNIKLTPKFRDPETGKTWCGRGRTPLWLRGKNPRDYLITR
- a CDS encoding phospholipase D family protein — protein: MIMLRSWGAILSSLALVACASLPPLADRAPTHAFTDTDNTRLGAAFQQQASTHPGQDAFHLLTDPVDALDARVLLADRADRSLDLQYYIWHDDLTGHELADAIIRAADRGVRVRVLLDDLGTNADDRKLLEISSHPNIEIRLFNPVATRRFKKIGTVFEFSRVNRRMHNKAMIADNQAAIVGGRNIGDEYFGASSMLEFGDLDVVVHGPAVKAISTEFDAFWNSPYAYPVDALVGHEASPGGLDRERERLRDYLRAMEDNPYVLEAKQRLDRIVHGQGTELSWGHATVLYDDPSKIAHSPKDSDGHLLPQLRAVALQPEHDLLIVSPYFVPGKDFVERLRAYSARGVRVTVLTNSLASTDVAAVHAGYRRYRSDLVAAGVRLYERRPSGDKSISKDVIIGSSRASLHAKTYVFDHKRIFIGSMNFDPRSLNLNTEIGVFCESPAIASQVANDLESRLDRIAWRVEPRTDPAGKGRLKWIQTDSDGKVTELDHEPEVSAARRMEVWLLGLFPIESEL
- a CDS encoding fimbria/pilus outer membrane usher protein, which translates into the protein MRAIVWVAGLAFAAVSAAHADEATLAENYATGLPPPARLVRSGTLFLELVVNHLATGQVVPVRYLDGTYSIRAGDLARVSVRTGASADEMVDLARLDGVEVEYDSAAQRLNLTVPSDWLPEQAVGSSRLYDRTPAAVSRGLLFNYDVYTSSPTRGTGYTSAWTEQRFFDRWGILTNTGVYRRSYGSGAGMHGDNRYLRYDTTWSYSDQNRMLTYTAGDLVTGALSWTSAVRLGGVSVARDFSVRPDIVTYPLPQFSGQAAVPTAVDLFINGSKATTGQVNPGPFTLNNVPFINGAGEATVVTTDALGRQVATTIPFYVANTLLQKGLSDFSLSAGAMRRDYGISSFSYGKFAVSGTVRHGLTNALTIEGHVEGGERFALGGLGFDLGIGRVGVASAAVTQSTLGGTSGQQYVVGYGYSSQRFSLSLQRIQRTGGFRDLSAYDLSPGLVYRQVRSSTQATGALNLGAIGGAIGAGYFDVRGSDGSRMRIANVSYTRPLFDRATLYASLNRTIGNRGVDAQVQLIVPLGGRGTVSASVSRDGNDNRVERVQYSRSVPSDGGFGWNLAYAGGASRYQQADMTWRNRYFQVQGGVYGYGSREGYTRWGDMQGSLVIMDGAVLPANRVDDSFVLVDTQGQKGIPVRYENQRIGTTDSGGHLLVPWAPSYYGAKYEIDPLGLPDDMRVSSVERRVAVRRHAGALVTFPIERVVSATILLVDANGKPIKVGSPVTHRESGQASLVGWNGETYFEGLSSTNHLSVALPDGTHCSAAFALDVKAAGTSRIGPLSCKE